The genomic segment CCTCGCGGGCGGCGAGCACGTCGTCCAGTCGTTCCTCGCGCTCTTCGACCCGTTCCAGCGGCGTGAGCACGCGAATCCGGTCGGCGGCGTGGTCGGTGACGGCGTACTCGCTGGCGAGGGTCAACAGGTCGTCGTACACGTCGTGGACGTCGCGCGTGCCGAGGGCGTCCATCCCGGCCGCGCCGTTCGCCCGCCGGAGGATTCGAACCGCCCGCCCGCGGGGGAGACCCGCGTCGGCGAGCGTCCTGATGTCGGCTCCCTCGATGGCCTCGACGGCCCGTTCGACGCCGAGCGTCTCGCGGAGTCGTTCGCTCGTCTTCGGACCGACCCCCCAGTAGTCCTGCAGTCGCATACGGGCACGTGGTCAGGGGCCCCCTTGTAGGTTCCTCGTTCGCGCCGTCGGCGCTTCGGGTCGGAACTCACCGCGCCGTCGCCGTCCGGTCGGCGAGCGACGGCCTCGGCGTCGTCCGTCCGGCTACCGGGTCGTGAGGCGTCGGTCGTCGCCGGTCACGGCCCCCGCGTCCGCTGATTCTCCGTCCCCGCCGTCGGCGGCGGAGTCGGCGTTCGACGACGTGCCGTTCGACGCGTCGGCGTCCGCGGCGGCCGACGAGAGGACGTCGGTGAGGAGTCTGACGGCGGCCGCGTGGTCGCCGCGCGAGGCGCGGAGCGCAATCGAGGTGGTTCCGAGTTCCCGGTACTCCGCGAACGCGCTCTCGTCGACGACGCCCCGTTCGACGAAGTCCTCCGCGACGCACGTCAGGAGGGCGTGGAGGTGGACCAGTTCGTTCTTCTTCATCGTCGCAGAGTAGGGGTTCAGGCCGGGTAAAGGCCGCGCCCGTGGAAATCGGCGTCGCGGCCACACCGCCCGGAAATGCAGTCGAACGAGGCGGCCCCCGACGGCTGAGAGACGGGGAAAGCCGTATATGTTTCGCACTAAGATAGACTACAAAGAACGAGGCCTCCGGTTTGGGAGGCGTCGCGACCATCATGGAGCACACCCCGACGAATCAGGCCGGCGGCCAACTCGACGCGGACGTGTACGAACACCTCGAACGGACCTCCGAGGCGGTGTTCGCACTCGACACCGAGTTTCGGTTCACCTATCTCAACGGCAAGGCGTCGGCGTTGCTGGACAGAGACCCGGACGAACTCATCGGGGAGTTGGTGTGGGACGAGTTCCCGGCCGCGCTGAGTTCGACGTTCCAGCGAGAGTACGAACGCGCGTTCGAGGAGGACGAACACGTGCGGTTCACGGAGTACTACGGTCCACTCGGCCGGTGGTTCGAGGTGGACGCCTACCCCGCGGAGACGAGCCTCACCGTCTACTTCCGGGACGTGACGGACCGCCGGAACCGGGAGGAGCGTCTCGAACGCCAGCGGGACCGACTCGACATCCTGGAGACGTTCACGCAGGTCATAAGCGAGGTGAGTAGCGCCAGCGAGGACGCCATCTCGCGGGCACACATCGAGCAGTTGGTGTGTAGTCGGCTGGTCGAGACGACGCCGCTGAACTTCGCGTGGATCGGTCGCGTCGACGGCGACGACATCGAACCGTCGGCGTGGGCGGGCGCGGAACACGGCTACCTCGACGAGACGTCGTTCTCCATCGACCCGGAGAAAGAGACCGGACGCGGCCCCGCCGGGCGCGCCGTGTCGGAGCGAGAAGTGCAGATTACGGCCGACATCGAACAGTGCGACGCGTGGGAACCGTGGCGCGAGGCGGCACTCGAACGCGGGTACCGGGCGTGCGCGTGCGTCCCGTTGGAGTATCGCGGGTCGAACTACGGCGTCCTCTGTCTGTACTCCGACAGCGTCGGCGCCTTCGGCACCGAGGACGGTCCGACGAACTCGCTGCAACAACTCGGCGACGCAATCACGCACGCCATCGACACCGTCGAGCGTCGGCAGGAGGAACGCGAACTGAAGCGGCGGCGCGAGGAGTTCAGCACCTTCGTGGACGACGTCGAGGAGTACGCCATCTTCCGACTCGACCCGGACGGTCACGTCGCCAGTTGGAACCGCGGTGCCGAGGACATCAAGGGCTACTCGGAGTCCGAGGTGCTCGGCAGACACTTCTCCATCTTCTACACCGAGGAGGACGCCGAGGACGGCCACCCCGAGGAGATGCTGGCGGAGGCGCGGCGGACCGGGCAGGCCAAAGACGAGGCGTGGCGCGTCCGCAAGGACGGGGAGCGATTCTGGGCGTCGGTCACCGTCTCGGCCCTGACCGACGAGGACGGGACGTGTCGAGGGTTCGTGAAGGTCGTTCGGGACATGACCGACCGCCGGCGCCGCGAACGCCGCCTCGAAGCCGTCTTCAACCGGACGTTCCAGTTCATGGGGTTGATGGAACCGGACGGAACCGTGCTGAAGGTGAACGACGCCGCCACGGAGTTCGCGGGCGCGGACCGGTCGGAACTGGTCGGCAAGCGGTTCTGGGAGGCCCCGTGGTGGGACGCGAACGCGGAGACGGTCGACGGCCTGAAGGACGCCATCAGGTGGGCCTCCGCGGGCGACTTCGTGCGCTACGAGGCGTCCGGGAGGGACCCCAAGACGGGCGAGGAACTCGTCGTCGACTTCTCCATCACGCCGGTGCGAGACGAACGCGGGGAAGTCGTCCTCCTCGTCCCCGAAGGCCGGGACGTCACCGACCGAAAACAGCACGAACGGGACCTCCGCCGCGAACGCGAGCGACTGGAGTTCATGAACCGCATCCTGCGCCACAACCTCCTCAACGGGCTGAACGTCGTCAGCGCCCGCGCGGAGATTCTCGAAGACTTCGTCGAGGGGCCCGGACGGGACCACCTCGTGACGGTGCGCAACCGCGTCGAGGAGATGGTCGACCTGGTGGAGACGATGCGGACGTTCACGAAGGCCATCGTCGACAGCGAGTCGCACGAACTGGTGCCGAAACCCCTCGGGAAGACGCTCGTCCGCGAACTCGAACGCCTCGACGACGACTACGCGGACGTGGTCGTCTCGACGGACGGAGCGATACCCGACGTGGAGGTGATGGCGGACGACCTGCTGTCGCAGGTGTTCGAGAACGTCCTCTCGAACGCCGTCCAGCACAACGACAAGGCCGTCCCGCGCGTCACCGTCGGCGTCGAACGACGAGACGACGACACGGTGTCCGTCCGCATCGCCGACAACGGGCCCGGCATCCCCGACGAGGAGAAACGCCGCATCGTCGAGAAGGGCATCGAGGGCCTCTCGACGCCGGGGAGCGGGTTCGGCCTCTACCTCGTGAAGGAACTCGTCGACAGTTACGGCGGCCGCGTGGACGTGACCGACAACGACCCGGAGGGTGCCATCTTCACCATCACGTTTCAGACCGCCTGACAGTGCGTTCGACGAAGATTTTAACGTCCGTTAATTTTTCCGTGGTGTTAAATTCGACTCACCAATGGTCAAATATATATCTGTGGGGGCAGTCTGAAACGCTATCAACATGTCCACAGAACGTTCGCTGGGCGACGACGGCGAGAATCGCTCAGCGAAGCCGGTCGTTCTCGTCGTCGACGACGACGAGGACCTGGCGGACACCTGCGAATACTGGCTCCGCGACGACTACGAGGTCCGCGTCGCGTACGGCGGCGAGGACGCCCTGTCGCAGGCGGACGAGACGGTAGACGTCGTCCTCCTGGACCGTCGGATGCCCAACCTGTCGGGCGACGACGTCCTCGAACGCCTCCGAGAGCGAGGGCTCGACTGCCACGTCGCGATGATGACGGCCGTCGAACCGGACACCGAAATCGTCGACATGCCGTTCGACGACTACCTCGTGAAGCCGGTGACGAAGACGGACGTCCGCGAGGCCGTCGAGGAACTGGTCGTGCGGTCGGAGTTCGACGAGGAGGTCCGGGAGTTCTTCGCGCTCGAATCGACCGAGGCGGCCCTGGAGACGCGCGACGTGGAGGACCTCCGCGACCCGGAGGCGTTGAACGAACTCCGCCAACAGGTGGAGACGGTTCGACGGGGACAGGAGGACGAAATCGAGCGTCGCCAGCGCCAACTCGACCGCCTGCACCACATCAACGACCTGCTCAGAGAGGTCGACAGGGCGCTCGTGGACGCCACGACGCGCGAGGAGATAGAGGAGACGGTGTGCGAAGCGCTCGCGTCGTTCGACTCCTACCTCGGCGCGTGGGTCGCACGCTACAGCGACACGGTCGACACGGTCAGTTGCCGGACCGCCGCGGGCATCACGCTGCCCCGCCTCGACGGACAGACGGACGCCGTCACGCCTCTCGTTCGTTCGGCCCTGCAGGACCTCGACGCGGTACTCGTCGAACGCGTGGACGCCGACCACTTCCGGGCGGTGTTCGAGTCCGACGAGGGGTCCGCGACGGACCTGTCGCCGGAGCGCCTCTCCGCCATCGTCGTCCCCATCGCCTACCGCGACACCGCGTACGGCGCGCTCGTCGTCTACACCGACGGCGAGGAGTCGTTCGACGACGACGACAGGGCGGTGTTCGACGAACTCGGCGCGACCATCGGTCACGGTATCAACGCCGCCGAGTCCAAGCGCCTCCTCTACAGCGACACGGCGGTGGAACTGGAGTTCACGCACGGTGACCGCGGCGACCTGTTCGTGGACCTCTCGGCGGCCGTCGGCGCGCGCGTCTCGTTGCAGGGGTTCTCCCCCGCCGCCGACGGCGGCATCTCCTGTTACGTCAGCGTCGAGGGAGCCGCCGCCGACACCGTCCTCGAGTACCTCACCACGCACGACGACGTCGAACACGCGCGGACCATCACCGACACGCCCGAGAAGTCGCTGTTCGAGTTTCGCGTCGCGGACTCGACGGTGCTGGTCCCCCTCGTCGAGTTCGGCGCGAGCGTCGACACCCTGACGGCCGCCGACGGGGACGGGTCGCTCGTCGTCACCGTCTCGCCGGAGGCGGACCTGCGCGTCCTGAGCGACACCCTCCAGTCGGCGTTCCCCGCGATGGAAGTCGTCGCCAAGCGCGAAGTCGAGCGCTCGGTCCAGTCGACGGAGACGTTCAAGCGCGAACTGGAGGACAAACTCACGAACAGACAGCGGGACGTGTTGGAGACGGCGTTCGTCTCGGGCTACTTCGACTGGCCGCGCGGGAGCACGGCCGAGGAGGTGGCCGAGTCGCTCGGTATCTCCGCGCCGACGTTTCACGAACACTTGCGCGCGGGCGAGCAGAAACTGATGGCGACGTTCTTCGAGGAGACGGCCGAATCGTCCGCGGACGAACGGCGGCAGATAGCGGACTCGGCGAACCGCGACTGAGGAGTCGGGCGTCGCGGAGGCGGGAGCGCGCGGTCACGACGGGTCGACGCGACGCTCGTTGGTCCTTCGGACGAGACGGTATCAGAACGAGCGACTGCTCCCGACGCGGCACGTCGCCGTCGAGTCAGTGCTGTGGGGGTTCGGAGGCGGACGCGAGGTCCGAGACGGCGTCGAGGAGTTCGTCTCGGGAGATGGGTTTCGTGAGGTGCGCGTCGAAGCCGAGTTCGGACACCTCCGGGCCGAACTCCTCGACGCTGGTCGCCGTGAGGAGGGCCACCTGCGCGTTCGCCTCCGCCTCGCGGAGTCGTTCGAGGACGCGTTCTCCGGAGAGGCCCGGCATGCGCCGGTCGAGGAGGACCACGTCGACGGACGGACCGAACGCGCTGACCGCCTCGTGGCCGTCGTAGGCGGTCCGCACGCGGTAGTCGTCGGACAGCCACACGGCCATGCTGTCCGTCAGGGCGGCCTCGTCGTCTGCGACGAGGACGGTGGGGCGTTTCGTCGGCACGTCAGCTGATGTGAGGGTCATGGGTACGATGAATCCACCGGAGTTCGGCACCGTCGCTCGGGGTCGCCCGTGTATCTATCGAGCGGTGGGGCGAGCGGTCGCCGGACGATACGGGGGCGGATTCGGTCACGCGTCGTTCATTCGTTGGCTGGTCTCGTCACCGCACTTGACGCACTCCGTCACGCGGTACGGCTCCCGCGAGAACTCCTGATTGGTTTGCTTCGAACTCTCAGTCTTCAGTTCGATGGAGACGTCGTGCGCGGTTCGGACGCCACAGTTGTCACAGTACTCCGTCAGCTCGGTAAGTCCCGGTTCACTCTTCGACATTGTGATTCGCCACCTACGGATAGCGGCCACGCGGGCATAGACAGTCGGCCTAAGCCGTTAGGGAGCGCCCGAACCGGCACGAAAAATAGCCCGTCTCACTCGGACGTCGCGACTTCTGCCTGCGGAGCCTCCTCTTCTCGCTCGTACTTGTCGCGGAACTCCTGGATGAGCGTCCCCATCTTCGCGTACCAGTCGTTGAGCATCCGCTGCATGTCGTCTGCGACTTCGTCCGGGTCTGTCGGTCGGTAGACGTGGTAGTACCCACCCTGGTCGTAGTTGACCTGCTCCTTCTGGACGAACCCCGTCTGCAGGAGTCGCTGGATAGCCCGATAAGCCGTCGAACGTTCGCGCTCGACGCTGTCGGCTACCTCGTCCACGGTCAGCGGTTCGGCTGACTCGACGAGCGTTCGGAACACTTCCTTGTCCAGTTGTTTGAGGCCGTGAAGACACTCCAAGAGCCCCTCGCACTCCATGTCGGCCTGGAGATATTCGGCCATCGAATCGGGCATACTCGTCGTTTCTTGGGAGTCCGCGGTAAAAAGGGTTTGTTTGAACGGTACAACACTGACCCAACCGCGTCAGACGGTGCGAACGCCGTTCGCCGGAGCCGTCCGGCGCGGCGGTCCGCCCGGCCAGTCGCGCGGGTCAGTCGGCCGACGTCGCCGCGGCGTCGTCGGACGACCCGAGCGCGGTCCGGAGATACCCCTGCGCGTACGCCCCGAGGAACATCCCGCCGATGGCCCAGAGGATGGGGACGTTACCGACGCCGAGGCTGGCGTAGGCCGCGCCCGGGCAGATGCCCGAGAGTCCCCAGCCGACGCCGAAGACGGCGCCGCCGAAGAGGACGTTCCGGTCGAACGACTTCTCGCGGCGTTCGTACGGCCGGCCGGTGAGCGGTGCGCCGCGCTTCAGTCTGACGCCGACGGTGAAGACGACGGCGGTGACGGCGGCGGCGCCGCCCATCACGAACAGGAGGCCGAAGTCCTCGAACTGCAGGAAGTTCAGGACGACTTCGGGCCGCGCCATCCGACTCAGGCCGAGGCCGAACCCGAACACCAGCCCGCCGACGAAGATGACGGGGAGGAACAGGGGGTGAGCGTCGTCCTGCGCCGGACGGACGCCGTTCTCGGCGCTCACGGCGACACCCCCAGCGCGGCGACGAGTTGCGCCGTCCCGATGGCGAGGAGCATGAACGTGGCGACGTTGGCGATGGAGGTGTTCGACCCCGACCCGATGCCGCAGACGCCGTGGCCGGAGGTGCAACCCTTGCCGAGGCGCGTCCCCGCGCCGACCAGCGTCCCGCCGACGAGGAGCCGCCACGGTTGGACCTCGGTCGTCCACCCGCCGGGACCGAGCGTCAGGGCGTAGACGGCCGCGCCGAGGACGATGCCGACGGTGAAGACGACGCGCCAGTCGCGCGAGCGGACGTACTTCCCCTTGTTGAACCGCGGGACGTTCGAGACGTACGACAGCGTCGATTCGAGGAACGTGCTCGCGCCGGCGATGATGCCCGTCGAGAGGTAGATGGCGGACGCGCCGAGGCCGATGAGGACGCCGCCGAGGGCGTAGTGAACCCAGCCGTTCGGGAACAGGTCGGCGACGCCGACGGACAAGAGGTCGGCGACGCCGACGGACAAGAGGTCGGCGACGCCGGCGAGCGGAACGGCGGCCACGGCGGCGAGTGAGAGACCGGACATCGTCGCTCAGTCGGCCGTCCCCGCGGCGCAGTTGTTCGGGCCGAGTTCGAGCGTGAACGCCTCGTCGTCGTCCACGTCGGTCCGGCCGAGGTTCGTCTCGATTATCTCCTCGTAGTTCGCCGGCCGCGGCGGCATGTCCGAGAGGACGTAGTCGACGAACGCCTCGCGGTCGTACCGGAGCGCGTCCATGCGCGCGGTCAGTTCTCCGAGGGAAGCCGTGTACGTGCCGTCTTCGTGCGCGGCCGCCCCGCCCGACGTGTGAGCCGGAGCGATGCGCGTATCATCGGGGAGGGGGCGAATCCGCTCCTGGAGCGTCTCGTACAGCGTCCGCGCCGCGTCGCGAGCGCCCGCCTCGCCCTCCTCCAGGTCGGGTCGAGCCACGCTGTCGGTGAACAGGCCGTCGCCGGTCAGGAGCACGTCGCCGACGCGGACGGAGGTCATCCCGGAGGTGTGCCCGGGGGTCGCCATCGCTTCGAGCGCCGCGTCGCCGACGGTGAGTTCGTCGCCGTCCTCGACGAGGACGTCCGCGTCGTAGGCGACGCCGCGGGCCGCCGCGGCGGCCGAGAGGACCGTCTTCGCACCCGTCGCCGCGGCGAGTTCGCGCAGTCCGCTGACGTGGTCGGCGTGGACGTGCGTGTCGACGACGTACTCGATGCTCGCGCCGTACTCGCGGGCGTCGGCGACGTAGCGGTCGGTGAACGCGCGGAGGGGGTCGACGACGGCCGCCTCGTCGCCCGAGACGACGAGGTAGGCGAGACACCCGCTGGACGGTCGGTGGTACTGGCCGACGGTCCCGTCGAAGTCGGTGTCGAGTTCGGCGTACTCGTAGAGGCCGGCCCAGCCCTCCATCCCGTCTTCGAGGACGACGGCGTCGTAGCCCGCCTGCCGGAGTTTCCCGGCGACGAACTCGCTGGTGTGGGCGACGGCGCAGAGGACGACGAACTCCTCGTCCTCGGGCAGGCCGGCGACGAGTTCGTCGGTCAGTTCGGCGTCCAGATACTCGGTGTACGAGCGGTTGACGTGTGTCGCGGTGGGGGCGTCGATGCGCCACTCCTCGTGCTTCTCCGGCGGGCGGGTGTCGAGAAGGACGAGTTCCTCGCCGGCGTCGAGTCGCGCCTTCAGCGACTCCGCCGAGATAGCCGGCACCTCGACGTCCAAATCGGGGAGGTCTGGCAGACTCATGTAGGTACCCCGACTACTGGACACGCGCCCTTAAGGATTTCCAAGGTTGTGTGCAGAGAGCGAAATACTGCGTCTGTTCTCCGTCTCGCGTAGCGTCACGCATCGGTCCGTGAGCCGACCTCCGCGGCCCTCGTATCAACAAGCTGTCTGGTTTCGCGACTCTCCGGAGCGAGGGGTATTGTTCGGAGCGGACAACTACTCGCCGGGCGGTCAGACGTTCCAACCGTCGCCGAACGACTCGAACCGCGCCAGGTCGTGCCCGTAGAGGACGTCGCCGCCGGTGCGGCGTTCGAGTTCCTTCACCGTCTGCAGACTGTCGAACCAGTCCCGCTCGGACCACAGCAGACCCGGTCCGAGTGGCACCTCGTCGGCGTAGTTCGCGTCCACGTAACACTCGTCGCCCGCGACGAGTACCGTCTCCCCGGGCAGGTCGATTCGCGCGCCCATCACGCCGGGCGTGTGCCCCGGCAGGTGGTGCAACTCGAAGTCCTCCGCGACGGTGTGGCGGTGCCCGTGGACGACGTTCCAGTTCAGGTCGCGGTCGAAGTCCGAGGCGAGGTAGGCGATAGAGCCTTCGGTCGTCTTCGCGGAGTAGTAGGCGAACTTCAGTTCCTCCTCGTGGACGTATATCGGCACGTCCGTCCCGGCGAACGCGCGGAGGCCGCCGGCGTGGTCGAGGTGGAGGTGGCTCGTCACGACGGCGTCGATGTCCGACAGGTCGTAGCCGACGCGGTTCAGGTCCGCTTCGAGTTCGTGCTCCGCGGCGTCGACGTGCGAGAACGCCTGGTACAGCGGTTCGGGCCAGTAGCCGTCGCCCGCCTCGGGGTGCGACCCCGTGTCCCAGAGGAACGTCCCCTCGGGGTGGTCTATCACCGCGTTCCAGACGACGAACTCCCCCATCTCGTGGTCGGGGTTCGGGTTCGACGCGCTTCCCATCGTGTAGCCGTCCACGACGTAGCCCATGTCCGCGTGCACGCGACCTCTGTCCACTAGTCTGACTGACGCATCGACCATACTGGCCGGTAGGCCGGAGCGGGGATAACTATTCGTCCGAACGACGGTGCGGGGAGGGCTCAGATGACGTTCTGGAGGATGCCGCCGTCCACGGCGAGTGCCTGCCCGGTGACGTTCCGGTTCGTCGCGTAGAAGACGGCGAGGCGGCCCATGTCCTCGGGCGACTGGTCGCGGCCGAGGGGGATGGCGCGCTTGACCGTCTCCTCGTAGTCCTCGCCCATCTGGGGCGTCAGCACCTTGCTCCACATCGGCGTGTCCACGATGCCGGGGCAGATGGCGTTGACCGTCACGTCGTCGCCGGCGAGTTCGAGCGACAGCGACTTGGTGAGTCCGAGGACGGCGTGCTTCGACGCGCAGTAGTGGGCCAGTCCCGCCGCGCCGATGGTCCCGGCGATGGAGGCGGTATTGATTATCGACCCCTTCGACTCCTTGAGGTGCGGAATCGCCGCCCGCGACGGCAGGAACACGCCCTTGACGTTCACGTCCATCACCGAGTCCCACTCCTCTTCGTCCATCTCGTCGACCGTGTCGAAGGTGATGATGCCCGCGTTGTTGCAGAGGACGTCCAGTCGGCCGAACTCCGAGATGGTCTCCTCGACCATCGCCTCGACCTGGTCGGCGTGCGTCACGTCGCACTCGACGATGTGCGCCCGCCGGCCGTGTTCTTCGACCCGGCCGGCCACCTCCTCGGCCCGCGTCGCGCCGCCGACCTCCGTCGACGACTGCTGGTTGTACTCCGTGTCGAGGACGTCCACGTCCGCGACGACGACGTCGCTACCCGCCTTCGCCAGTTCCACCGCGATTCCCTCGCCGATCTGTCCGCCCGCCCCGGTCACTATCGATACCGCGTCTTCCAGCGAGTGTTCGGTAGACATACCGACCCGAAGTACGTTCCATGGTACCAAATAACATTTCTCAGCGGCTTCGGAACAGTCCACGCCGCTGACGGGTCGACGCCGTCAGTGCGGCGGTCCGTTCGGCGCGCGGCGCGGCCGGGGCGAGTCGCGGTGCAGACGGCGCAGGGGACGCCGGTTCCGGGACGCTTTCCACCCGGCGTACCGAACCGCCGCGCGTGTCGTCTCCGTCGTTCTCGCTGGACGCCCTCCGGGGCTTCCCGCGACCGGTGTACGCCGTCGCCGCCGGCCAACTCGTCAACCTGTTCGGCTCGGGGCTGGTCTACCCGTTCGCGACGGTCCACTTCCACCTCGCCGTCGGCATCTCGCTGTCCGTCGTCGGGTTCGGCCTCCTCGCGAACAACGTCGCCACCGCCGTCGGCACGGCGGTCGGCGGCTACCTCGCCGACCGACGCGGCCGAAAGCCCGTGATGGTCGCCAGCATGCTCCTCTCCTCGGTGACGCTCGCCGCCTACGCCCTCGTCGAGAGCGGACCGGCGTTCGTCGCCGTCGCCGCGGCCGCGGGCCTCACGCTCGGCCTCTACACGCCGGCGAGTCACGCCACCATCGCCGACCTGACCGAGGGCGGCGACAGGGACCGGGCGTTCGCCCTCCTGAAGGTCGGCAACAACGCAGGCTTCGGCGCGGGGTTCGTCGTCGGCGGCGTCCTCTACGAGGTGGCCGCGTTGTCCGTGTTCGTCCTCGACGGTCTCACCTGCGCCGTCGTCGCCGGCGTCCTCTGGTACGCCCTGCCGCGACTCCACGAGGGCGACACGGACGCCGCCCTCCGCGACGCCGTCGGCGACTGGGGGCGGGCGCTCTCGGAGCGTCGCGTCCTGACGCTCGCCGTCCTCAACGTCGGCTTCGCCGTGCTGTACGCGCAGATGCAGACGACGGTGCCCGTCGTCGCCGAGGAGACGCTGGGACTCACGAGTTCCCAACTGGGGACGCTGTACGTCCTCAATCCGCTGGTCATCGTCACGCTCCAACTCCCCCTCGTCGCCGCCGTCGCCTCGTGGCGGCGGACCCGCGGACTGGTCGTCTCCGCGTCGCTGTGGGCCGCGAGCATGCTCGCCGTCGCCGCCGTCTCCTCGGTGTCCGCGACGCTCGGCGTCGGCCTCGTCGGCGCGTTCCTCGTCCTCCGAACGCTCGGCGAGATTCTGCACGCGCCGCTGATAACGTCGCTGGCGTCGTCGCTGGGGCGCGCGGAGGACCGCGGGTCGCAGTTGTCCCTCTTGGAAGTCGCGAAGCGACTCGGGTTCGGCCTCGGTTCCGTCGTCGGCGGCGCGTTCTTCGACGCCGGGCTCTCGTCGCTGCTGTGGCCGACGCTGGCGGGCGTCTGTGCGGTGCTGGCCGTCGGCGTGTTGCTGTTGGAACGCCGGGTGACGCCGACGGAGAACGGTGCGGCCGCGGACGCCGCCTCGTGACCCGACGCTACCCGAGGAGGCGGCCCAGCGCTCCCGCGACCACGAGGAGGAGGACGCCGACCGCACCCGCCCGCAGGGCGTTCACCCACCGCTGCCGTCGCTTCGGGAGGAGTTCCGCGACGCCGGCCATCGCGTTGGCGACGCCGAAGACGAGCATCGTGGCGTCGCCGGTCCCGGAGACGACCGCGAAGGACGCGTACAGACCGAAGAACGCCAGCGAACCGAAGACGAACACGCGGGCGGTCTCCCAGCCTCTCGGCTCCGCGGCGAACCGGTCGAGACGGAGTTCCATGGCGGGGAATCGGTCGACCGAGACAAAAAGGCGGGTGTCGACGTCCGTTACTTCGACTGCCGGTAGATGAGGTTGCGCTGAATCTCGTTCGCGCCCTCGTAGATGACCGGGATGCGCACGTCGCGGTAGACG from the Halogeometricum rufum genome contains:
- a CDS encoding MFS transporter, with amino-acid sequence MSSPSFSLDALRGFPRPVYAVAAGQLVNLFGSGLVYPFATVHFHLAVGISLSVVGFGLLANNVATAVGTAVGGYLADRRGRKPVMVASMLLSSVTLAAYALVESGPAFVAVAAAAGLTLGLYTPASHATIADLTEGGDRDRAFALLKVGNNAGFGAGFVVGGVLYEVAALSVFVLDGLTCAVVAGVLWYALPRLHEGDTDAALRDAVGDWGRALSERRVLTLAVLNVGFAVLYAQMQTTVPVVAEETLGLTSSQLGTLYVLNPLVIVTLQLPLVAAVASWRRTRGLVVSASLWAASMLAVAAVSSVSATLGVGLVGAFLVLRTLGEILHAPLITSLASSLGRAEDRGSQLSLLEVAKRLGFGLGSVVGGAFFDAGLSSLLWPTLAGVCAVLAVGVLLLERRVTPTENGAAADAAS
- a CDS encoding N-acyl homoserine lactonase family protein, whose protein sequence is MVDASVRLVDRGRVHADMGYVVDGYTMGSASNPNPDHEMGEFVVWNAVIDHPEGTFLWDTGSHPEAGDGYWPEPLYQAFSHVDAAEHELEADLNRVGYDLSDIDAVVTSHLHLDHAGGLRAFAGTDVPIYVHEEELKFAYYSAKTTEGSIAYLASDFDRDLNWNVVHGHRHTVAEDFELHHLPGHTPGVMGARIDLPGETVLVAGDECYVDANYADEVPLGPGLLWSERDWFDSLQTVKELERRTGGDVLYGHDLARFESFGDGWNV
- a CDS encoding SDR family NAD(P)-dependent oxidoreductase produces the protein MSTEHSLEDAVSIVTGAGGQIGEGIAVELAKAGSDVVVADVDVLDTEYNQQSSTEVGGATRAEEVAGRVEEHGRRAHIVECDVTHADQVEAMVEETISEFGRLDVLCNNAGIITFDTVDEMDEEEWDSVMDVNVKGVFLPSRAAIPHLKESKGSIINTASIAGTIGAAGLAHYCASKHAVLGLTKSLSLELAGDDVTVNAICPGIVDTPMWSKVLTPQMGEDYEETVKRAIPLGRDQSPEDMGRLAVFYATNRNVTGQALAVDGGILQNVI